The DNA sequence CAGAATATTAACTTCTACCTTTTGAAAATTTGTCTATAATCGGACAAACCAAAGTTGAGGCGAAAGATAAAAATATAAAATAAAAGATCCAGTAGAGCAGTCAAAATGACTGTTTTTACTGGATCTTTTCTATAAAATCCTCCAAGGAGGAGGATAGTCTTTTTTATTTAAAAATATTTAACCCACAGATAGATATTAGCTACAAATAAAGTCTGGACTGCTATTATTAATCCGAATTTCATAAACTTACCAAAACTTATCTTACACCCTGCCTTAGTGGCTGAATTTATAGCCACCACATTGGTTGCAGATGCCAGGATAGTTATGTTCCCTCCCAGGAGTGATCCCATAGAAAGTGCCCACCAAAATGTCGTAGTTTGCAGACCTTCAAAACTAGGAATCATAAAATGAATTATCTTGGAGACCATGGCTGCATTGGCTACATTTCCAATTACCGAGGTGAATAATGCCGATACCCACATTATCATACTCACTGCCAATGGGAAATTTCCCCGGGTGTATTTTACAATATTGTGTCCAACAATATCCA is a window from the Psychrilyobacter piezotolerans genome containing:
- a CDS encoding ArsB/NhaD family transporter; amino-acid sequence: DIVGHNIVKYTRGNFPLAVSMIMWVSALFTSVIGNVANAAMVSKIIHFMIPSFEGLQTTTFWWALSMGSLLGGNITILASATNVVAINSATKAGCKISFGKFMKFGLIIAVQTLFVANIYLWVKYF